The following coding sequences are from one Streptomyces sp. NBC_00536 window:
- the leuC gene encoding 3-isopropylmalate dehydratase large subunit has product MGRTLAEKVWDDHVVRRAEGEPDLLYIDLHLLHEVTSPQAFEGLRQAGRPVRRLDLTIATEDHNTPTIDIDKPIADPVSRAQLETLRKNCSEFGVRLHSLGDVEQGVVHVVGPQLGLTQPGTTVVCGDSHTSTHGAFGALAFGIGTSQVEHVLATQTLPLARPKTMAITVEGELAEGVTAKDLILAIIARIGTGGGQGYILEYRGAAIEQLSMEARMTICNMSIEAGARAGMIAPDATTFEYLKGRDHAPVGADWDAAVAYWETLRSDDDAVFDAEVVIDGTTLAPFVTWGTNPGQGAPLSANVPDPASYEDASERNAAEKALEYMGLTAGQPLRDIRVDTVFVGSCTNGRIEDLRAVAGIIEGRKVARGVRMLVVPGSVRVALQAVAEGLDKVFKEAGAEWRHAGCSMCLGMNPDQLAPGERSASTSNRNFEGRQGKGGRTHLVSPQVAAATAVLGHLASPADLTDATATAGAR; this is encoded by the coding sequence ATGGGTAGGACACTCGCGGAGAAGGTCTGGGACGATCATGTCGTCCGGCGCGCCGAGGGCGAGCCCGACCTCCTCTACATCGATCTGCACCTGCTGCACGAGGTGACCAGCCCCCAGGCCTTCGAGGGCCTGCGGCAGGCGGGCCGCCCGGTGCGGCGCCTCGACCTCACCATCGCCACCGAGGACCACAACACCCCCACCATCGACATCGACAAGCCCATCGCCGACCCGGTCTCCCGGGCCCAGCTGGAGACGCTGCGCAAGAACTGCTCCGAGTTCGGCGTCCGGCTGCACTCCCTGGGCGATGTCGAGCAGGGCGTCGTCCACGTCGTGGGCCCCCAGCTGGGCCTGACCCAGCCGGGCACCACCGTGGTCTGCGGCGACTCGCACACCTCCACGCACGGAGCATTCGGCGCGCTGGCCTTCGGTATCGGCACCAGTCAGGTCGAGCACGTGCTGGCCACCCAGACGCTGCCGCTGGCCCGCCCCAAGACGATGGCGATCACCGTCGAGGGCGAACTGGCCGAGGGCGTCACCGCCAAGGACCTGATCCTGGCGATCATCGCCAGGATCGGCACCGGCGGCGGCCAGGGCTACATCCTGGAATACCGCGGTGCGGCCATCGAGCAGCTGTCGATGGAAGCCCGGATGACCATCTGCAACATGTCGATCGAGGCGGGCGCCCGCGCGGGCATGATCGCCCCGGACGCCACCACGTTCGAATACCTCAAGGGCCGTGACCACGCTCCGGTCGGCGCGGACTGGGACGCGGCGGTCGCGTACTGGGAGACCCTGCGCTCGGACGACGACGCGGTCTTCGACGCCGAGGTCGTCATCGACGGCACGACGCTGGCCCCCTTCGTGACCTGGGGCACCAACCCGGGCCAGGGCGCGCCGCTGTCGGCCAACGTCCCCGATCCGGCTTCGTACGAGGACGCTTCGGAGCGCAACGCCGCCGAAAAGGCCCTGGAATACATGGGGTTGACCGCCGGACAGCCGCTGCGCGACATCCGGGTCGACACCGTCTTCGTAGGTTCCTGCACCAACGGCCGCATCGAGGACCTGCGCGCCGTCGCGGGCATCATCGAGGGCCGCAAAGTCGCGAGAGGCGTACGGATGCTGGTCGTCCCGGGTTCGGTCCGGGTCGCCCTGCAGGCGGTGGCGGAGGGCCTGGACAAGGTCTTCAAGGAGGCCGGCGCCGAATGGCGGCACGCGGGCTGTTCGATGTGCCTGGGCATGAACCCCGACCAACTGGCCCCTGGTGAGCGCTCCGCGTCCACCTCCAACCGCAACTTCGAAGGCCGGCAGGGCAAGGGCGGACGCACCCACCTGGTCTCCCCGCAGGTGGCCGCGGCCACCGCGGTGCTGGGCCATCTGGCCTCTCCCGCCGACCTGACCGACGCCACCGCGACCGCCGG